The genome window GCCCCACTCCGGCGCTCAAGCCAACTTTGCAGTGTTTTTGAGCTTGCTGGAACCCGGAGACGGAATTATGGGCATGGATTTGTCCCACGGCGGACACTTGACCCACGGTTCGCCGGTCAACGTATCCGGCAAATGGTTCAAAGCTTTTCACTACGGCGTCAGCCAAGAAACAGAACAGCTCGACTACGACGCAATTTTGGCCAGTGCCAAAGAAAACCGACCGAAATTGCTAATCTGCGGCTATTCAGCATATTCGCGAATTATCGACTTTGAGAAGTTTAGAGCGATCGCCGACGAAATCGGAGCCTACCTGCTCGCCGACATCGCCCACATCGCCGGGTTAGTCGCCACAGGGCACCACCCCAACCCCCTCCCCCACTGTCACGCAGTCACCACCACCACTCACAAAACCCTGCGGGGCCCCCGTGGTGGCTTGATTATGACCAATGACCCGGAATTAGGTAAAAAATTTGACAAAGCAGTTTTCCCCGGCACTCAAGGTGGGCCATTAGAACACGTCATTGCGGGCAAAGCAGTAGCTTTCGGCGAAGCATTAAAGCCTGAATTTAAAACTTATTCCGGTCAAGTAATTGAAAATGCGCGCGCTTTAGCGGAACGGTTGCAGCAGCGGGGTTTAAAACTCGTTTCCGGCGGCACGGACAATCACTTAATGCTAGTAGATTTGCGATCGGTAAACATGACAGGCAAGCTAGCAGACCAATTAGTCAGCGGTGTGAATATTACTGCTAATAAAAATACCGTGCCTTTCGATCCGGCATCGCCCTTTGTCACCAGCGGTTTGAGACTCGGTTCGCCGGCGATGACCACCAGGGGAATGGGAACAGCAGAATTTACCGAGATTGGCAATATTATTGCCGATCGCCTGCTAAATCCAGATGATGAAAGCGTCGCCGCCGACTGCCTGCGTCGAGTAGCAGCACTGTGCGATCGCTTCCCGTTATATCCGCACTTGTACTTGAAAGTGCCGGCATTAGCTTAATTTTCCTGATCGGCAATGGAGAATTGGTAGTTGGAAGTGTACGGGTAAAAGGGTAAAAGAGCAGGAAAAGATTGAGAGTTGCCGGTAGCGATATTGACAAGCGGTTTTCACCAAAAATCTCGATCGCCAATACGGTTTTTAGTAAAGATATTTGTCGGGCGGGACTGGTTTGACTAACGGTATTTGTAGGTTGCGAAAGATACCGTTCAACTGGGCCCGCTCGCCAAATATCGACTTTTTTGCTCGCGAAAGAGTCAATATTTCAAATCGTTAATTCGAGAGTTATGAATGAAAAACCTGACAATTTGCCCCAGGGCAACTGCCATTGCGGCAAATCTCCGCCTTCCAAACCCCCAGTCGCTCTTCAAGATGTTTCCTTGTTATAAGCCATCTGAAATGTAGTAGACTCTGCCTGACAGACTAATTGCCCCGCACTATTTAAAATTGATTTCAGATGCCGTACCAGTATCTGTACCACATACTCGCTTTCCTGATTTCTGCGATCGTCGTCCTCTGGAGTACGCCAATAGTCAAAAAAATTGGTCTCAAAAGCGGGCGAGTCGATCGACCAGGCGAGCGAAAAGTCCACCAGCGCCCGATGGTGCGCTTGGGAGGAGTTTCCATCTTTCTCGGCACTGTCAGTGCCCTCTTATTTGTCTGGCTTTCAGGAGGCTTCATCGATGCTAGCGGACAAGTTCTCAATCCCAAAGACGAATACGAAATTTGGGGAGTCACCCTCGGCGGCATCGGATTCTTCCTCATCGGTTTAGCAGACGACCTATTTTCCCTGTCGGCCTTAAAACGCTTGCTCATGCAAATTGGCGTATCCAGCATCGCTTGGATGGCAGGGGTAAAAATTGAGTTTCTCACAGTTCCCTCCCTGGGACTGACAGATATCGGCTGGCTGAGCTTGCCAATTACCGTGATTTGGCTCGTCGGCATGGCCAACGCCATCAACTGGATTGACGGTTTGGACGGTTTAGCTGCGGGAGTTTCAGGGATTGCAGCAGTTGTAATGCTGATTGTCAGTCTGTCGATGCACCAACCGGCGGCGGCCCTGATAGCAGCGGCTTTAGCTGGCGGGGCCTTGGGATTTCTGCGCTACAACTTCAATCCGGCCCAAATCTTTATGGGAGATGGCGGGGCTTATTTTATCGGGTTTACTCTCGCTGGAGTCGGAGTAATTGGGTTGGTTAAAACTACGGC of Oscillatoria nigro-viridis PCC 7112 contains these proteins:
- the glyA gene encoding serine hydroxymethyltransferase, whose protein sequence is MTDSNLEFLSKTDPLIADLIGQELQRQRDHLELIASENFTSAAVMAAQGSVLTNKYAEGLPAKRYYGGCEFIDGIEQIAIDRAKQLFGAAHANVQPHSGAQANFAVFLSLLEPGDGIMGMDLSHGGHLTHGSPVNVSGKWFKAFHYGVSQETEQLDYDAILASAKENRPKLLICGYSAYSRIIDFEKFRAIADEIGAYLLADIAHIAGLVATGHHPNPLPHCHAVTTTTHKTLRGPRGGLIMTNDPELGKKFDKAVFPGTQGGPLEHVIAGKAVAFGEALKPEFKTYSGQVIENARALAERLQQRGLKLVSGGTDNHLMLVDLRSVNMTGKLADQLVSGVNITANKNTVPFDPASPFVTSGLRLGSPAMTTRGMGTAEFTEIGNIIADRLLNPDDESVAADCLRRVAALCDRFPLYPHLYLKVPALA
- a CDS encoding glycosyltransferase family 4 protein; this translates as MPYQYLYHILAFLISAIVVLWSTPIVKKIGLKSGRVDRPGERKVHQRPMVRLGGVSIFLGTVSALLFVWLSGGFIDASGQVLNPKDEYEIWGVTLGGIGFFLIGLADDLFSLSALKRLLMQIGVSSIAWMAGVKIEFLTVPSLGLTDIGWLSLPITVIWLVGMANAINWIDGLDGLAAGVSGIAAVVMLIVSLSMHQPAAALIAAALAGGALGFLRYNFNPAQIFMGDGGAYFIGFTLAGVGVIGLVKTTAVTSVLLPYLILAVPILDMSAVILDRLRNGKSPFIADKRHLHHRLLQAGLSHRFAVLFIYSLTLWVGSLALAFSLPSGVIYAMGATSLLGYASWKVWRHAR